From one Brevundimonas sp. PAMC22021 genomic stretch:
- a CDS encoding exopolysaccharide biosynthesis polyprenyl glycosylphosphotransferase: MPDCALPLDDADAASPFDAAGTPRRGPFRPEVWLNARQRSGVRLAPHAFRAVDVLAVVATAAVALSHGRSDRIADLAPVILGVVVFITTTPSLGGYRFGRTGGVLVHLGPLLMGWFLAAGSALAVATLLGRGMEAAQIWAWSGALILCLLHGLWTVMVLRWSHQGVLRPNVVVVGATRYAEALILSAIERRDINVLGVFDDRLARSPDSLAGVPVLGDAEALIAHRITPYVDHIVLAIDPQAGVRARELTRRLETLPNPVTVLVDDSGRDAALDRLARAPLASLTQAGNDARRAFAKRMLDLILGVPALLLAAPVMALIALAIRLDSRGPVFFRQRRHGFNQEEIVVWKFRSMRQEAADATASRQVTAGDDRVTRVGRFIRATSLDELPQIFNVLSGEMSLVGPRPHAIGMKTGDTESARLVADYAHRHRIKPGMTGWAAIQGSRGPLHSEADVRRRVQLDIDYVERHSVWLDLWILLVTVPVLLGDRAAVR, translated from the coding sequence ATGCCCGATTGCGCCCTGCCCCTCGACGACGCTGACGCCGCCAGCCCATTCGACGCCGCCGGTACGCCCCGGCGTGGGCCGTTCCGGCCGGAAGTCTGGCTGAATGCGCGCCAACGGTCCGGCGTCCGGCTGGCGCCGCATGCGTTTCGCGCAGTCGACGTCCTGGCCGTGGTCGCCACGGCGGCGGTCGCGCTGTCGCATGGACGATCGGACCGGATCGCGGACTTGGCCCCGGTGATCCTGGGCGTTGTCGTCTTCATCACCACGACGCCCTCGCTCGGCGGCTATCGTTTCGGTCGAACGGGCGGGGTTCTGGTTCACCTCGGGCCCTTGTTGATGGGTTGGTTCCTGGCGGCCGGTTCCGCCCTCGCCGTGGCGACGCTGCTGGGGCGCGGCATGGAGGCGGCGCAGATCTGGGCCTGGTCGGGCGCGCTCATCCTTTGTCTGCTTCATGGGCTGTGGACCGTCATGGTTCTGCGCTGGAGCCATCAGGGTGTGCTCAGGCCCAACGTCGTGGTGGTGGGCGCGACCCGCTATGCCGAGGCCCTAATCCTCAGCGCGATCGAGCGACGCGACATCAATGTGCTGGGCGTGTTCGACGACCGTCTGGCCCGGTCGCCCGACAGCCTGGCGGGCGTGCCGGTGCTGGGCGACGCCGAGGCCCTGATCGCCCACCGGATCACGCCCTACGTCGATCACATCGTCCTGGCCATCGACCCGCAGGCGGGGGTCCGCGCTCGCGAGCTGACCCGCCGGCTCGAAACCCTGCCCAATCCCGTCACCGTGCTGGTGGACGACAGCGGTCGCGACGCCGCCCTGGACCGGCTGGCGCGGGCGCCTCTGGCCTCGCTGACCCAGGCCGGCAACGACGCTCGCCGCGCCTTCGCCAAGCGGATGCTGGACCTGATTCTGGGCGTTCCGGCCCTGCTGCTCGCCGCGCCCGTCATGGCGCTGATCGCGCTGGCCATCCGGCTGGACAGCCGCGGTCCCGTCTTCTTTCGCCAGCGCCGCCACGGCTTCAACCAGGAAGAGATCGTGGTGTGGAAGTTCCGCTCGATGCGCCAAGAGGCGGCGGACGCCACCGCCAGCCGTCAGGTCACGGCGGGCGACGACCGGGTCACGCGCGTCGGCCGCTTCATCCGCGCGACCAGCCTGGATGAACTGCCGCAGATCTTCAACGTCCTGTCGGGCGAGATGTCGCTGGTCGGCCCCCGCCCCCACGCCATCGGCATGAAGACCGGCGACACCGAATCCGCCCGACTTGTCGCCGACTACGCCCACCGCCACCGGATCAAGCCGGGCATGACCGGTTGGGCCGCGATCCAGGGTTCGCGCGGCCCCCTGCACAGCGAGGCGGACGTGCGCCGTCGGGTGCAGTTGGACATCGACTATGTGGAGCGTCATTCGGTCTGGCTGGACCTGTGGATTCTGCTGGTCACCGTGCCGGTGCTGCTGGGCGACCGGGCGGCGGTGCGATGA
- a CDS encoding lipopolysaccharide biosynthesis protein: MFWRGVWGYLPANIVQGVVGFATIVVFTRLLSAEDFGHYALAFSITSLLHILAFTWLEAAMARFWAGEQTPDGLASHFASLYRTAFLVIAVFVPVAALGVWMWPASLPFKLAVAAGLAGAPLRCLAKLAQERFRAAGEVSKAARVDMGVAIVGFGVGAAFALAGAGAASPLLGLLVAPLFALPFVLPGELRQARRGVVDHARLKAYAAYGYPVAASLTLALVLASTDRFLLAAFMDAAAVGAYHASYSLANRTLDVMFIWLGAAGAPAMVMALERGGREALRRSALEQASMLVLITLPAAVGLALVARPMAELMIGEDLRAAAVIVTPWIALSAFLSGMIAYYFGFGFTLGKRTELLLATTAIPAATNVVLNLVLIPRFGLVGAAWATAGSFAIGLVACILLSRRAIPLPVPWATLARCGVAAGAMALAVWPLPPLGGLLELALDASVGAVIYACVALALNAAGVRDVALRLLAQRRGAPA, encoded by the coding sequence ATGTTCTGGCGCGGCGTGTGGGGCTATCTGCCCGCCAACATCGTGCAGGGCGTTGTCGGTTTCGCGACCATTGTCGTCTTCACCCGCCTGCTCAGCGCCGAGGACTTCGGCCACTATGCGCTGGCCTTTTCGATCACCAGCCTGTTGCACATCCTGGCCTTCACCTGGCTGGAGGCCGCCATGGCGCGCTTCTGGGCCGGGGAGCAGACGCCGGACGGCCTCGCCAGCCATTTCGCCAGTCTTTACCGCACCGCCTTTCTGGTGATCGCCGTGTTCGTTCCTGTCGCGGCCCTGGGCGTCTGGATGTGGCCGGCCAGCCTGCCCTTCAAGCTGGCGGTCGCCGCAGGGCTGGCCGGCGCGCCGCTGCGGTGCCTGGCCAAGCTGGCGCAGGAACGGTTTCGCGCCGCCGGCGAGGTCTCAAAGGCCGCACGCGTCGATATGGGCGTGGCGATCGTCGGCTTTGGCGTTGGCGCGGCGTTCGCGCTGGCCGGCGCGGGCGCGGCGTCTCCGCTGCTGGGGCTGCTGGTCGCGCCGCTGTTCGCCCTGCCCTTCGTCCTGCCGGGCGAGCTGCGTCAGGCGCGACGCGGCGTGGTCGATCATGCCCGACTGAAGGCCTATGCCGCCTATGGCTATCCGGTGGCGGCGTCGCTGACGCTGGCTCTGGTGCTGGCCTCGACCGACCGCTTCCTGCTGGCGGCCTTCATGGATGCGGCGGCGGTCGGCGCCTATCACGCCAGCTATTCGCTGGCCAACCGGACGCTGGACGTGATGTTCATCTGGCTGGGGGCGGCGGGCGCGCCGGCCATGGTCATGGCGCTGGAGCGCGGCGGACGCGAGGCGCTCAGACGGTCGGCGCTGGAGCAGGCGTCGATGCTGGTGCTGATCACCCTGCCGGCCGCCGTCGGCCTGGCCCTTGTCGCCCGTCCTATGGCCGAGCTGATGATCGGGGAGGACCTGCGCGCCGCCGCCGTGATCGTCACGCCCTGGATCGCGCTGTCGGCGTTTCTGTCCGGCATGATCGCCTACTACTTCGGCTTCGGCTTCACCTTGGGCAAGCGGACGGAACTGCTGCTGGCGACCACGGCCATCCCCGCCGCGACGAACGTGGTGCTGAACCTCGTCCTGATCCCCCGCTTCGGCCTTGTGGGCGCGGCCTGGGCCACCGCCGGCAGCTTCGCCATAGGTCTTGTCGCCTGCATCCTGCTCAGCCGGCGCGCCATCCCCCTGCCCGTGCCGTGGGCAACCCTGGCGAGATGCGGCGTAGCGGCCGGCGCCATGGCTCTGGCCGTGTGGCCCCTGCCCCCGCTCGGCGGGCTGTTGGAGCTCGCTCTGGATGCGAGCGTCGGCGCTGTGATCTACGCCTGCGTCGCGCTTGCGCTGAACGCCGCCGGCGTGCGCGACGTCGCGCTGCGCCTGCTGGCCCAACGTCGTGGCGCGCCGGCATGA
- a CDS encoding glycosyltransferase family 2 protein, producing the protein MTAPCVHDNAAFASATPVVSVLIPFLRDDPSALLEQLAAEAEGLNGAVEVIVMDDGTGDEALTQRLQGLINGLPLPIRLISLPINEGRARGRNRLTTNARAGTFLFLDSDMQPDSDAFLQDWATLARDSAPAVAFGGFSLDAAPRDPRFAVHRALSLQSECVPAAERSKQPEKYVYTSNLLVRRDVFEAERFDPGFTGWGWEDVEWAMRVSRRFPIVHVDNPATHMGLDTVDALARKFEQGAPNFARVVALHPQLATAYPSYKAARLIRKLPVRSLLRAGLKTIAKAPLWPVAMRAFALRLYRTALYAEAI; encoded by the coding sequence ATGACCGCGCCTTGTGTCCACGACAACGCGGCCTTCGCTTCCGCCACGCCGGTTGTCTCGGTGCTGATTCCGTTCCTGCGTGACGATCCGTCCGCCTTGCTGGAACAGCTGGCGGCGGAGGCTGAAGGGCTAAACGGCGCGGTCGAGGTCATCGTCATGGACGACGGCACCGGCGATGAGGCGCTCACGCAGCGTCTGCAAGGCTTGATCAATGGCCTTCCGCTGCCGATCCGCCTCATCAGCCTGCCGATCAACGAAGGGCGCGCTCGCGGGCGAAACCGCCTGACCACCAACGCGCGCGCGGGCACATTCCTGTTCCTTGACAGCGACATGCAGCCGGACTCTGACGCCTTTCTTCAGGACTGGGCAACGCTCGCTCGTGACAGCGCGCCGGCCGTCGCTTTTGGCGGCTTTTCGCTGGACGCCGCGCCGCGTGATCCGCGCTTCGCCGTGCACCGCGCCCTTTCGCTGCAATCCGAGTGCGTGCCTGCCGCCGAGCGATCGAAGCAGCCGGAGAAATACGTCTACACCTCCAACCTCCTCGTCCGGCGCGACGTGTTCGAGGCCGAACGCTTCGATCCCGGCTTCACCGGCTGGGGCTGGGAAGACGTCGAATGGGCCATGCGGGTGTCGCGCCGCTTTCCCATCGTTCACGTCGACAATCCGGCCACGCACATGGGTCTGGACACAGTGGACGCCCTTGCACGCAAGTTCGAACAGGGCGCGCCCAACTTCGCCCGCGTCGTCGCCCTGCACCCCCAGTTGGCCACCGCCTACCCCAGCTACAAGGCGGCGCGCCTGATCCGAAAGCTGCCGGTGCGAAGTCTGCTACGCGCCGGGCTCAAGACCATAGCGAAGGCGCCGCTTTGGCCTGTCGCGATGCGCGCCTTCGCGCTGCGCCTCTATCGCACAGCCCTCTACGCCGAGGCGATCTGA
- a CDS encoding glycosyltransferase family 2 protein, protein MGDVAVIVPTLRRPESLARALRSLFVQTGVEDRLATIVVADNDPEGSAAEVVERLRPSAPAPLVYVHAPLPGVATARNAGLAATEAPLIAFLDDDEAASPGWLSALLSSLQTTGADVVFGPIRGRVPEDAGWAKPYLERFFGRDGPATTTLIEEPYGCGNSLMLRSVALPGPAPFDTAMDQSGGEDDVLFAGVRARGGRFGWASGAWVDEYAPPHRATLRYALTRAFAYGQSPSQAAAARRDWLGVVRWMAVGAVQTAVRGLKLLPLWIARSPRRAETMDGVARGLGKVFWTKRFEPRLYGAAMLKAAPGVDQPSA, encoded by the coding sequence ATGGGCGACGTCGCCGTCATTGTTCCCACGCTCAGACGGCCGGAGAGCCTCGCGAGGGCCTTGCGCTCCCTGTTTGTCCAGACTGGCGTCGAAGACCGATTGGCCACCATCGTTGTCGCCGACAACGATCCCGAAGGCTCGGCCGCCGAGGTTGTGGAGCGTCTTCGACCTTCCGCGCCCGCCCCCCTCGTCTACGTCCATGCGCCCCTGCCCGGCGTGGCGACCGCGCGAAACGCCGGCCTGGCGGCGACCGAGGCGCCGCTGATCGCATTTCTCGACGACGACGAGGCGGCCTCTCCCGGCTGGCTTTCGGCGCTGCTCAGCAGTCTTCAAACGACGGGCGCCGACGTTGTCTTTGGCCCGATCCGGGGGCGTGTGCCCGAGGACGCCGGCTGGGCCAAACCTTACCTAGAGCGGTTCTTCGGGCGAGACGGTCCTGCGACAACCACCCTGATTGAGGAACCGTACGGCTGCGGCAACTCGCTGATGCTTCGCTCGGTCGCCCTGCCCGGCCCCGCGCCGTTCGACACGGCCATGGACCAGTCAGGCGGCGAGGACGACGTGCTGTTCGCCGGCGTTCGCGCACGGGGCGGTCGCTTCGGCTGGGCCTCCGGCGCCTGGGTCGACGAATATGCGCCGCCGCACCGCGCCACCCTGCGCTACGCCCTGACCCGAGCCTTTGCCTATGGCCAGAGCCCAAGCCAGGCCGCCGCGGCACGCCGCGATTGGCTGGGCGTTGTCAGGTGGATGGCCGTGGGCGCGGTGCAGACCGCCGTGCGTGGCCTCAAGCTGCTGCCGCTGTGGATCGCGCGCAGCCCACGCCGAGCCGAGACAATGGACGGCGTGGCGCGCGGTCTGGGCAAGGTCTTCTGGACCAAACGCTTCGAGCCCCGCCTCTACGGCGCCGCCATGCTGAAGGCGGCGCCCGGCGTCGATCAGCCCAGCGCCTGA
- a CDS encoding cystathionine gamma-synthase produces MLGKKNSQGFSTRAIHAGQRPDPTTGAVMTPIYATSTYAQESPGVNKGYEYARGKNPTREAFEACIADLEGGAHGFGFASGMAATSTALELLDAGDHVVTGDDLYGGSWRLFERVRRRSMGLDFAYVDLSDVQAVEAAITPRTRMLWVETPTNPMMKLADIVALSEIAKARGLILVVDNTFATPFCQQPLALGADIVMHSATKYLNGHSDIIGGVLVTADADLGQRIKFLQNSVGGVMGPFDAFLANRGLKTLALRMKAHCDNALAIARWLETRAGVSQVIYPGLIAHPQHELAARQMSGGFGGMVTVVLDGDLERTRRVLEKVQVFTLAESLGGVESLVNHPAIMTHASVPREVREAGGVTDSLIRLSVGVEDVDDLIGDLDQALG; encoded by the coding sequence ATGCTTGGGAAGAAGAACAGCCAAGGCTTTTCGACGCGCGCCATCCATGCGGGGCAGCGGCCGGACCCCACGACGGGCGCGGTGATGACGCCGATCTATGCGACCTCGACCTATGCCCAGGAGAGCCCGGGCGTGAACAAGGGGTATGAGTACGCACGCGGCAAGAACCCGACGCGGGAGGCGTTCGAGGCTTGTATCGCTGATCTTGAGGGCGGCGCGCACGGGTTCGGCTTCGCCTCCGGCATGGCGGCGACATCGACCGCGCTGGAGCTGCTGGACGCCGGCGACCATGTGGTCACGGGCGATGACCTGTATGGCGGCTCGTGGCGGCTGTTCGAGCGGGTGCGCCGGCGCTCGATGGGGCTCGATTTCGCCTATGTGGACCTGAGCGATGTTCAGGCCGTAGAGGCCGCGATCACGCCCAGGACCCGGATGTTGTGGGTGGAAACGCCGACCAATCCGATGATGAAGCTGGCGGACATCGTAGCCCTGTCCGAGATCGCCAAGGCGCGCGGGCTGATCCTGGTGGTGGACAACACCTTCGCCACGCCCTTCTGCCAGCAGCCGTTGGCTCTGGGCGCCGACATCGTCATGCATTCGGCGACCAAATATCTGAACGGTCACTCCGACATCATCGGCGGCGTGCTGGTCACCGCCGACGCCGATCTGGGCCAGCGGATCAAGTTCCTGCAGAACTCGGTCGGCGGGGTGATGGGGCCGTTCGATGCGTTCCTCGCCAACCGGGGGCTGAAGACGCTGGCGTTGCGGATGAAGGCGCATTGCGACAACGCGCTTGCGATCGCCCGCTGGCTGGAGACGCGCGCCGGCGTGTCCCAGGTCATCTATCCCGGCCTGATCGCCCATCCGCAGCACGAGCTGGCCGCGCGTCAGATGAGCGGCGGTTTCGGCGGCATGGTGACCGTTGTTCTGGACGGCGACCTTGAGCGCACTCGGCGCGTCCTGGAGAAGGTGCAGGTTTTCACCCTGGCCGAGTCGCTGGGCGGGGTGGAAAGCCTGGTCAACCACCCCGCGATCATGACCCACGCCTCGGTGCCCAGGGAGGTGCGCGAAGCGGGCGGCGTCACCGACAGTCTGATCCGGTTGTCCGTGGGCGTCGAGGATGTCGACGACCTGATCGGCGACCTCGATCAGGCGCTGGGCTGA
- a CDS encoding cystathionine beta-synthase encodes MSFPASTLAAPTLSAPVATPLDLIGKTPMVEVKRMDTGPCRLLLKLEAQNPGGSIKDRIAVEMIEAAEREGFLKPGGTIVEATAGNTGLALTLVGRARGYKVLLVIPDKMSKEKIQHLRAMGADVRLTRSDVPHGHPEYYTDMAERLAQGSPGGYYVNQFANDANAEAHVKTTGPEIWEQTGGRLDALVAGIGSGGTITGTARFLKSVGSNAEIILADPVGSTLAGIVNDGVPGPEGSYTVEGIGQNFVPDTADMSLIDSAYSIPDTEAIATARELLLKEGILAGSSSGTLIAAALRWCREQTEPKTCVTFVCDTGAKYLSKVYNDAWLADQGLSDRELHGDLSDLITRKYEKGDVVVAGPDDTLDTAFKRMRGADVSQLPIIDEGRLVGILDESDIVHIMNTDEITRRERFAKPVASAMTRDLDTVQVSEPLDALIPLFDRDRVAIVQDGDRFVGLITRTDLINHLSLNR; translated from the coding sequence ATGTCCTTTCCTGCCTCAACTCTGGCCGCCCCAACCCTCAGCGCGCCGGTCGCGACGCCGCTCGATCTGATCGGCAAGACGCCGATGGTCGAGGTCAAGCGCATGGACACAGGGCCGTGCCGGCTGTTGCTGAAGCTCGAAGCGCAAAATCCCGGCGGATCGATCAAGGATCGCATCGCGGTCGAGATGATCGAGGCGGCGGAGCGCGAGGGCTTTCTGAAGCCCGGCGGGACCATCGTGGAGGCGACGGCCGGCAATACGGGGCTGGCCCTGACGCTGGTCGGCCGTGCGCGAGGCTACAAGGTGCTGCTGGTCATCCCGGACAAGATGTCGAAGGAAAAAATCCAGCATCTCAGGGCCATGGGCGCGGATGTTCGCCTGACGCGTTCGGATGTGCCGCACGGGCACCCCGAATACTACACCGACATGGCCGAACGATTGGCTCAGGGAAGCCCTGGCGGCTACTACGTCAACCAGTTCGCCAATGACGCCAATGCCGAGGCGCATGTGAAGACCACCGGCCCCGAGATCTGGGAGCAGACCGGAGGCCGGCTCGACGCTCTGGTGGCCGGCATCGGCTCGGGCGGCACCATCACCGGCACGGCTCGGTTCCTGAAGAGCGTGGGATCGAACGCCGAGATCATCCTGGCCGATCCGGTCGGCTCGACCCTGGCCGGCATCGTCAACGACGGCGTGCCCGGTCCGGAAGGCAGTTATACCGTCGAGGGCATCGGGCAGAACTTCGTGCCGGACACGGCCGACATGAGCCTGATCGACAGCGCCTATTCGATCCCGGACACCGAGGCGATCGCCACCGCGCGCGAACTGCTGCTGAAGGAAGGCATCCTGGCGGGTTCGTCATCCGGCACGCTGATCGCGGCGGCCCTGCGCTGGTGCCGCGAGCAGACCGAGCCGAAGACCTGCGTCACCTTTGTTTGCGACACCGGCGCCAAATATCTGTCCAAGGTCTACAATGACGCCTGGCTGGCCGATCAGGGCCTGTCGGACCGAGAGCTGCACGGCGACTTGTCCGACCTGATCACGCGCAAGTACGAAAAAGGCGACGTGGTGGTGGCCGGACCGGACGATACGCTGGACACCGCCTTCAAGCGGATGCGCGGCGCCGACGTGTCGCAGCTACCGATCATCGACGAGGGTCGGCTGGTCGGCATCCTGGACGAAAGCGACATCGTCCACATCATGAACACCGACGAGATCACGCGGCGGGAGCGGTTCGCCAAGCCCGTGGCCTCGGCCATGACGCGCGACCTGGACACGGTTCAGGTGTCGGAACCGCTCGACGCCCTGATCCCCCTGTTTGATCGCGACCGGGTGGCGATCGTGCAGGACGGCGATCGGTTCGTCGGTCTGATCACCCGCACCGACCTGATCAATCACCTCAGTCTGAACCGGTAA
- a CDS encoding type II toxin-antitoxin system Phd/YefM family antitoxin produces MASYGVAEAKNNFTHLLDRAEGGEPITITRHGKPVAELRPLPAMTPEQRKARLLEIAERRLSRPPLGMTSVELINGMYDEPVE; encoded by the coding sequence ATGGCCAGCTACGGCGTCGCCGAAGCCAAGAACAACTTCACCCATCTTCTTGACCGGGCCGAAGGCGGTGAACCGATCACCATCACTCGCCATGGCAAGCCTGTCGCGGAGTTACGCCCCCTGCCCGCCATGACGCCTGAGCAACGCAAGGCGAGGCTGCTGGAAATCGCAGAGCGGCGCCTCAGTCGTCCTCCGCTTGGCATGACTTCGGTCGAATTGATCAATGGCATGTATGATGAGCCGGTGGAATGA
- a CDS encoding type II toxin-antitoxin system VapC family toxin, translating to MIDYFDASVVVPFLMIESHSRAVIDFMAQSQLPQVSDFVVAEVSSAVSRLVRTRTLTLPAADAALHDLDDWIAATAAPIAIDGSDVREATALVRQFDLKLRAPDALHMAVCRRVEARLITLDINLAAAARAVGLSCINPAEGSAA from the coding sequence ATGATCGACTACTTCGACGCCAGCGTCGTGGTGCCGTTTCTGATGATCGAGTCCCACAGCCGCGCGGTGATCGATTTCATGGCGCAGTCGCAGCTACCGCAGGTCAGCGACTTCGTCGTTGCGGAGGTGTCATCGGCCGTGTCGCGACTGGTGCGGACACGAACGCTGACCTTGCCAGCCGCCGACGCCGCCTTGCACGACCTCGACGACTGGATCGCCGCCACGGCGGCGCCGATCGCAATCGACGGCTCGGATGTGCGCGAAGCCACTGCTCTGGTGCGCCAGTTCGACCTGAAGCTTCGCGCGCCCGACGCCCTGCACATGGCCGTGTGCCGTCGCGTGGAGGCGCGACTGATCACGCTGGACATCAATCTGGCCGCAGCCGCCCGCGCGGTCGGCCTTTCCTGCATCAATCCCGCCGAAGGCTCGGCGGCATGA
- the rnr gene encoding ribonuclease R, with product MTKSPKRPPAGLPDKDTLLAFLRDAGSAEKTDIARHFGLKGGDHRALREMIRELETEGKLGKRGRKGFSEAGALPPVGVADVIERDADGEMYVRLVDASADAPRALLMPDRKTAAPAPGMGDRLLVKFERGENDWEARLIKRLDASTNRVLGVIRKSSRETRVEPVDRRSKDVLVVPKVQAEDLRDGDLVLAAIEKGDHRYGPKRGKILETIGREDDPRAASLLAIHAHGVPTGFSETVEREAEDQALPTLKGREDLREVPFITIDPADARDHDDAVYAQRDDDPKNEGGWIVWVAIADVAAYVRPGAALDREARAKGNSTYFPDRVEPMLPEVLSNGLCSLKAGENRACLAVRMVFDKDGRKTGHRFVRGLMRSHAKLSYEQAQEAIDGETDDVTGPIMEAILYPLWNAYHAMLKGRERRSPLGINSAERRIRMTPEGDIASIEPRVSLEAHRLIEEMMIQANVCAAETLEQKHTPLIYRVHEAPSQEKIFNLADFLSTLGLPWNKGEPGTTKRFNKLLDQMRDSPHAEVVNEVVLRTQMQAIYSTENVGHFGLHLDRYAHFTSPIRRYSDLIVHRGLIRALKLGSDGLTDREVAEMAAIAEQVTMTERRSMAAERDAMDRYIAAFLEDRVGATFGGRITGVTRFGLFIRLDETGADGLVPVSSLGSEYFTHDDRAHALVGERSGQRFTLGRRVEVKLVEATPVTGGLLFEMLSDPEPRDPNAPAPRYGVRGRGGDGPPSRGKGRPGGPKPRNGSKPAGGLKGVRKGKRR from the coding sequence ATGACGAAATCACCCAAGAGGCCGCCCGCCGGCCTTCCCGACAAGGACACGCTGCTCGCTTTCCTGCGCGATGCGGGATCGGCCGAAAAGACCGACATCGCCCGCCACTTCGGCCTGAAGGGCGGCGACCATCGCGCTCTGCGCGAGATGATCCGCGAGCTGGAGACCGAGGGCAAGCTGGGCAAGCGCGGCCGCAAGGGCTTCTCAGAGGCCGGCGCCCTGCCTCCGGTCGGCGTGGCCGACGTGATCGAACGCGATGCCGACGGCGAGATGTACGTGCGCCTGGTCGACGCCTCGGCCGATGCGCCGCGCGCCCTGCTGATGCCGGACCGCAAGACGGCCGCGCCCGCGCCCGGCATGGGCGACCGGCTGCTGGTCAAGTTCGAGCGCGGAGAGAACGACTGGGAAGCGCGCCTGATCAAGCGGCTGGATGCATCCACCAATCGCGTGTTGGGCGTGATCCGCAAGTCGTCTCGGGAGACCCGGGTCGAGCCGGTGGACCGTCGGTCCAAGGACGTGCTGGTGGTGCCCAAGGTCCAGGCCGAGGATCTGCGCGACGGCGACCTGGTGCTCGCCGCCATCGAAAAGGGGGATCACCGCTACGGGCCCAAGCGCGGCAAGATTCTGGAGACCATCGGCCGCGAGGACGATCCCCGCGCCGCCTCGCTCCTGGCCATCCACGCCCACGGCGTGCCGACCGGCTTCTCCGAGACCGTGGAACGCGAGGCCGAGGACCAGGCGCTGCCGACGCTGAAGGGCCGCGAGGACCTGCGCGAAGTCCCCTTCATCACCATCGACCCGGCCGATGCGCGCGACCATGACGACGCCGTCTATGCTCAGCGAGACGACGATCCGAAGAACGAGGGCGGCTGGATCGTCTGGGTCGCCATCGCAGATGTCGCCGCCTATGTCCGACCCGGCGCGGCGCTGGATCGCGAGGCGCGCGCCAAGGGCAATTCGACCTATTTTCCCGACCGCGTCGAGCCCATGCTGCCCGAGGTCCTGTCCAACGGCCTGTGCAGCCTCAAGGCCGGCGAGAACCGCGCCTGCCTGGCGGTCCGCATGGTGTTCGACAAGGACGGTCGAAAGACCGGCCACCGCTTCGTACGCGGGCTGATGCGCTCGCACGCCAAGCTGTCCTACGAACAGGCTCAGGAGGCCATCGACGGCGAAACCGACGATGTGACCGGCCCCATCATGGAGGCGATCCTTTATCCGTTGTGGAACGCCTACCACGCGATGCTGAAGGGCCGGGAGCGTCGCAGCCCGCTGGGCATCAACTCGGCCGAGCGCCGCATCCGCATGACGCCCGAGGGCGACATCGCCTCCATCGAGCCGCGTGTCAGCCTTGAGGCGCACAGGCTGATCGAAGAGATGATGATCCAGGCCAATGTCTGCGCCGCCGAGACGCTGGAGCAGAAGCACACGCCGTTGATCTACCGCGTCCACGAGGCGCCCAGCCAGGAGAAGATCTTCAACCTGGCCGACTTCCTGTCCACCCTGGGCCTGCCGTGGAACAAGGGCGAACCAGGCACGACCAAGCGGTTCAACAAGCTGCTGGACCAGATGCGCGACAGCCCGCACGCCGAGGTCGTCAACGAGGTGGTGCTTCGCACCCAGATGCAGGCGATCTATTCGACGGAGAATGTCGGCCACTTCGGGCTGCACCTGGATCGCTACGCCCACTTCACCTCTCCGATCCGGCGCTATTCGGATCTGATCGTGCATCGCGGGCTGATCCGCGCGCTGAAGCTGGGATCGGACGGCCTGACCGACCGGGAGGTCGCCGAGATGGCCGCCATCGCCGAACAGGTGACCATGACCGAGCGCCGGTCCATGGCCGCCGAGCGCGACGCCATGGACCGCTACATCGCCGCCTTCCTTGAGGATCGGGTGGGCGCTACTTTCGGTGGACGCATAACCGGCGTGACCCGCTTCGGCCTGTTCATACGGCTGGACGAGACGGGCGCGGATGGCCTGGTTCCTGTGTCGTCTCTGGGGAGCGAGTACTTCACCCACGACGATCGCGCTCATGCCCTGGTCGGGGAACGATCCGGCCAACGCTTCACGCTCGGGCGACGCGTCGAGGTGAAGCTGGTGGAGGCCACGCCCGTCACCGGCGGGCTGTTGTTCGAGATGCTGAGCGATCCGGAACCGCGCGATCCGAACGCCCCGGCGCCGCGCTATGGCGTGCGTGGCCGGGGCGGCGACGGTCCGCCTTCGCGCGGCAAGGGGCGTCCCGGCGGCCCCAAGCCCCGCAACGGCTCCAAGCCCGCCGGCGGTCTGAAGGGAGTGCGCAAGGGCAAGCGGAGGTGA